The proteins below come from a single Pleuronectes platessa chromosome 3, fPlePla1.1, whole genome shotgun sequence genomic window:
- the LOC128437460 gene encoding protein EOLA1-like has product MSVQVWCLSFRQPYAGLILDGVKTLESRWRPLLAPLENQTLAVHIARRDWEGDEWRAVLRGPVGMTEAQIHGLLESGERFGRGVVAGLVDVGVTSVCPASMLEEELQHLERSALLVGLQEKHVTHLSNPRWLKEPLSSRGGRDPWTVEIPTELLP; this is encoded by the exons ATGTCGGTGCAGGTGTGGTGTCTGTCGTTCCGCCAGCCGTACGCCGGTCTGATTCTGGACGGGGTGAAGACGCTGGAGAGCCGCTGGAGGCCCCTGCTGGCCCCGCTGGAGAACCAGACCCTGGCGGTCCACATCGCCCGGCGGGACTGGGAGGGGGACGAGTGGCGGGCGGTGCTTCGCGGCCCAGTGGGGATGACCGAGGCTCAGATCCACGGGCTCCTGGAGTCCGGGGAGCGGTTCGGCCGCGGCGTGGTGGCAG GATTGGTGGATGTGGGCGTGACCTCGGTGTGTCCCGCCTccatgctggaggaggagcttcagcACCTGGAGAGGTCGGCCCTTCTGGTTGGTCTGCAGGAGAAACACGTGACTCACCTGTCCAACCCTCGCTGGCTGAAAGAGCCCCTGAGCTCCAGAGGAGGTCGCGACCCCTGGACTGTGGAGATCCCCACGGAGCTTCTGCCATGA